TCCTCGGCCGTCGCGAAGTCGACTCCGCGATGCACGAGGACGCCGATCACCGCAGGAGTCAACTCCCGCAGCAGGAGTTCGTCCACCACCTGATCTGCCTTACCGGTCCGGTCACTCGGTGACCGTCGGCGACGCGCTCAGCAGCGGGCGCACCTCGAGCCACTCGTGGATCGGCTTGCCGCCCGCACCGGGGGCGGCCGACAACTCGGCGGCGAGCGCGAGCGCCCGCTCGTAGGTGTCGACGTCGATCACCATCCAGCCTGCGATCAGGTCCTTGGTCTCGGCGAAGGGCCCGTCGGTGACCGGCGGCCTGCCCTCCCCGTCGTACCGGACGAACGTGCCCTCTGGCGAGAGGGCACGCTCGTCGACGAACTCGCCGCTGCTCCGGAGCCGGTCGGCGAAGTCGCCCATGAACTGCACATGGTCGCGGACCTCCTCCTGGGTCCACTGGTCCATCGGGACCGGATTCACGGCCTCCGGAGCACCCCGGTAGTGCTTGAGAAGCAGGTACTTGGCCATGCGGGTTCTCCTCGCTGCGGGCGGCCACGGTGGCCGCGACTGGTACTGGGACGGAGTCGCCAGGCCGTTCTCGACATCCTCGCCGCCTCTTCTTCGAGAACCTCCTGACTTGGCACGGACCGAGCCGCAAGATCAGCGCGCAGAACCCGCCGGGGGGCGACGGATTCGTCGGACGAGACCACTGACCAGCCGGTGTGCGGACGAGCGAGCCCGGCCGTACTGCTGCTACTCAACCCGGATCACGTCGAGTGCGCATGTGCCCGCACCCAACGAGTGATCGATCTCGTTCGCGGGCAGTGACGGGAGACCTCCGGCGGACGACCCGGCTGCGCTTGTGCCGAACGCGGGGCCCGGTGCAGGCGGGTCGTCAGTGGAGCAGCGGCCCGGGCCGACTCGGCCCCGCCTTCGCCGGAACACTCTTGTGGAGCAGGTGAGCGGGACTCCGGCTGGTGCGGTAGCCGATCGGCTACTGCACCAGCGGACTGGTCTGATCGGCAACCCGGGTCCACGGCGTCGGTGTGCGGCTCGATGGTCCGGTCGCCTGACCTCGACGTCGCGGTCGGGCGACCGGACTGTGCCTCTAGAGCCGTGTCGTCGGGGTCTGGTCTTCCGTGCAGGCCAGGGTGCGGTCGAGGAGCGGGAGCAGCCGGTCCCAGTGGCGCTGCAGTGCCGACGGGTTGAAGGCGTCGGTGTCGGACATGGTGTAGCCGTGGATGGTGTCGGGGTAGGTCTCGATGGTGTAGCTGATGCCTGCGGCGTCCAGGGCCTGGTTGAGCTCGCTGAGGTCTTCGGGCGTCAGGTCGTACTCGGCGAGGCCGAGGTGGACCTGAGCGGTGAGCTCGGCGACCAGGCGGTGTCCCCGGCAGGCGGTGAGCTGCGGGCGCGCCTGCTGGACCTCCTCACGGAGCAGTCGCCGATCGCGAGCCGGACCGTCGAGGAACACCAGCGGCTGCGCACGTTGCTGACCCGCGCGATCGGCGGGGCCTGACCGGAGATGGGCCAGGCCGCGGCGACGGAGGCGTGCCCGGTGCAGGCGGCGGGCCCGAACACGCCGACGTCGATGTTCCGCCCGGCGCCCGGCTGAGCACTGTCCGAACGGAGACGCCACGTCGTCGGCTCCTGATCCGCTGCTGCCGACCCAGAACGGAGCAGGGCGCGGAGACACCGACAGCCGACATCCGTCGCCGCCGGGATACCCGCTGACGGCATCGGCTCGATGCCGTCAGCGGGACCCGCACACACCGCGCGACAGTGCCCGGCCGAATCCGGGCCTGCGTTCGTCGAGTCGCAGCGGCAGGTCAGTCCCGCAGCGCCGTCCTCGCAGCCACCGCCGTTCTGGCGCGCGAGGTCCGACGCCACACCAGACCGGCGACACCCCCGGTGATCAGGGCCAGCGCCACCAGCAGGGCGCTGACCCACACCGGCGACCGGAAGCCGAGGCCTGCGTCGATGGTGATCCCGCCGAGCCAGGGGCCGATCGCGGCGCCCACGTTGAACGCCGCCGTCGCGAACCCGCCCGCCAGTCTCGGCGCGTCGCCTGCGGCGTAGAGCACCTGTGAGATCAGAGTCGACCCGACGGCGAAGGACAGCGTGCCCTGCACCAGGACGAGCACGATCGCGGCCGCCGGGCTCCCGGCCGTCAGCGCGAAGCCGATCCAGCCGAACAACAGCATCGTCCCGCCGATCGCCAGGAGCGGGATCGGCCGCGTGTCGGCGATCCGCCCCGCCAGGGTGACGCCGAGGAACGAGCCGATGCCGAACAGCGCGAGCCCGGCGGGCACCCAGCCCGCGCCGAGGCCGGTGACGTCGGTGATCAGCGGTGCGAGATAGGTGAACGTGCAGAAGGTGGCCCCGTTCACCAGGGCGGCCAGCGCCAGCAGCGTTCCGAGCCTCGGGCTGCGCAGTGCGCGCAGCTCCCGACGTGCGCTCGGAACGGCGACCTCGCCGGCGGGTGCGGCGTCGGCGGGGGCGTCGGCGGGGGCGGCAGACGGCACCGCCCGCAGGATCGCCACGACGGCGGGCACCGACACCAGCGCCACCGCCCAGAACGCCGAGCGCCATCCCCACGCCTGCCCCAACAGGGCACCGGCGGGGACGCCCGCGACGCAGGCGATGGTGACGCCGCCCAGCAGCGCGGCGGTGGCTCGCCCCTTGGCGTCGGGCTCGACCATCCCGGTCGCGGTCACCAGCGCCACCGCGAGGAAGCCCGCGTTGGCCAGCGCCCCGACCACCCGCGTGACCAGCAGGATCTCGTAGCTGGTGGTGAGCGCGCCGACGACGTGCACGATCAGGAAGACGAGCAGGAAGACCAACAGCGCGCGCCGACGCGACCAGCGCAGGCTCAGCAAGGCCATGAGCGGGGCGCCGATGATCATCCCGACGGCGAACGCCGAGGTCAACGCACCTGCGGCCGGGATGGACACCGACAGGTCCTCCGCGATGTCCGGGCCGAGTCCGGACAGCATGAACTCCGAGGTCCCCTGGGCGAAGACCGCGAGTCCGAGCAGATAGATGGCAAAGGGCATGACAAGACTCCGAGAGACCGCATCGAGGATCGATGAAGCGTCGGAAGGCGGCAGCGGGGTCGGTGCATCGACGGCAGCAGGCGCTCGCCTGATCAGACCCCGCGCGGCCCCCGCGCGATGAGACCTCGCCGCGTCACCGAGGACGCACGAGCGAGGTCGGACAGGAACCCGCACGGCGGCGATCCGGCGGCAGTGGTCACGTCAGAGCGACAGCCCGCGCGGCCTCAGGGCGGCGGAGCGTCGAGGACAGTGCCGGGAAGCCACCGGAAGCCGGTGGCTAGCGTCTTGACGCCTCGGGGCTGGACACGTTCGGCAGGCTAGTCGCGCCGGGCGGCGGGCGTCCACCGGATTTCCGGCCCGGCCCCGTCTGCAGGCAGCCCGGGTCGAATCCCCCGATTCCCGTATGCTGCCTGCCCGACCGGGCACGCGGGTGACGGACGGTCGGAACCATCGTGACGGCGGAGGTGACCAGGTCTGCGGCGCGCGAGCGATCACCGCCGCAGGGCGGGGTCAGGCCGTCACGACGATTCTGTAGCGGACGCTATAGCCTGGGCTGATGGCAGCGACACGCGGACGCCCTCGGAGCTTCGACCGCGAGGCCGCCCTGACCGTGGCGACCCGACTGTTCTGGGAGCACGGTTACGAGGCGACCTCGATCGGCGCCCTGACCGAGGCGATGAACATCAAGCCGCCCAGCCTGTACGCCGCATTCGGCGACAAGAAGGCCCTGTTCGACGAGGTCGTCACCACCTACCGCCAGACTCATGGCGAGTTCATGCTCCGCGCGCTCGACGAAGAGCCCGGCGTCCGGGCGGGCATCGCCAGAATGCTGCGGGAGGCCGCCGCCGCCTATACCGACCCCGCCCTGCCGCCGGGCTGTCTGGTGATCTCGGGCGCCGCCAACTGCTCCCCCGCCAACGCCGACGTCGCCGAGCGCCTGCGGGACCTGCGCAACGCCAACCTGACCGGGTTCGAGCAGCGACTGCGGAGCGCCGTGGCCGCAGGGGAACTACCCGCCGACACCGACGTCCCCGTCCTGGCCTCCTATCTCGCCGCCGTCATCCAGGGCATGTCGCAACGCGCGCGGGACGGCGCCTCCGCCCGTGAGCTCACGGCCCTGGCCGAGACGGCGATGCGTGCCGTGCCCGGCGGGGACGAGGCATCAGGCGAGGGCGGGGCGTCCTGACCCGAAGAGTGCGGGTGGCCGCCGGGCGACCGGCAGACCTTAAGCGGGCGCACCGAGGTGCCACCTCCGGCTCGGCGCGTCACCCGCCTTCCCGGACGAGCAGCGCCGGGCACCGTGCGCGGGACACGATCAGGAACGCCGCCGACCGGGCAGGCCGTGCCGAGGGCGTCCGGGGGTGCGACGGTCGCGGCGCCGTGCGCCGAGCGAACGCCATGAGGCGGCGCCGCCTCCGCGAGTCACGGCCATAAACTCTGCTCATGGTCAGTCTGCGTCAGCTCGAATACCTGGTTGCCGTCGCCGACCACGGCTCCTTCACCCGAGCCGCCGAGCTGCTGCACGTCACCCAGCCCGCGTTGTCCCATCAGATGCGCATCCTGGAGCGGTCCGCAGGCGGTCCGCTGCTGGAACGGCTTCCCCGGTCGGTGCGGCTGACCCCGGCAGGCCGGGCGATGCTGCCGCACGCGCGCGCCGCGCTCGCCGATGCGTATCGGGCCGGATGTGCGGCCCGGCAGGCCTCGGGCCTGGAACAGGGCGAACTGCGACTGGCGGCCGTGTACTCCGTGGGTCTGGGTGTGCTGCCTCCGGTGCTGCGCCGCTGGCGGCAGGATCACCGGGACGTGCAGATCAGTCTGTCGGAGCATCGGCACACCGACGAACTCCTCGCTGCGATGACTGAGGGCGCCGCCGATCTTGCCGTCGGCCCACTGCCGCGTCGGTGGAACGGACCGGTGTGGACGCTGGGCGTGGAGGAGTTCGTCGTCGTCCTGCCTTCCGACGATCCGATGGGGGACGGCGGGGCACTGCGAGTGGCGCTGTCCGCACTGGCCGACTGCAAGTGGGTGCACTACGCCTCGGGACACGGCCTGGCCGAGGTCCTCGATCAGGCCTGCGCCGAGGCGGGATTCCGACCTGTCGCCGCAGTGCGCACCGAGCAGACCGCCGCCGCCCCGGTGTTGGCCGCCGCCGGGCTCGGACCCGCGCTGGTGCCCGCCAACATGATTCCCACTGCCTTCGACGGCCTGGTCCTGCGCCCGGACCCTCCGGTGTGCCGCCCGCTGGCGGCCTACACCCGTCCCGCGCCCGATCCGCTGACCGAGGCCTTCGTCCGGATCCTCCTCGAGACCGTCCGCGTCCTGCCCGAGCCGCTGCGTGCTCGGTTCGGCCTCGGCGACGACGAGCCGCCGGGCTGAGCCTGCTACGCGGCGACGGCGGACCGTCTGGCGGCACGTCCGCCTCGCCGCGACCGACTCCGCCGAGTGACCGAGGTCACCTTTTGGCCGGTTTCCACAAGTTCAGGCACCAGGCACGGTCGGTGACGGCATTTCATTACCGGGCCTTACACGGGAGTGTTCAGGGTGAGAGTGGGCGAGAGCGAGCCCAACAGATGTCTAGTGCAGGAGGCTCGGTCGGTGTTCAGTCGTGTCGCCATCGTCAACCGCGGAGAGGCCGCGATGCGGCTGATCCACGCCGTGCGGGAGCTCTCCGCGGAAACCGGGACGCGGATCGAGACCGTCGCGTTCTTCACCGACGCCGACCGTACGGCCACCTTCGTCCGTGAGGCCGATCATGCCTTCGACCTCGGCCCCGCCTCGGCCCGGCCGTATCTGGACCTGGCGGTCCTGGAACGAGCACTGCGCGAGAGCGGCGCCGACGCCGCCTGGGTCGGTTGGGGCTTCGTCGCGGAGGACCCGGCGTTCGCCGAGCTGTGCGAGCGCATCGGGGTGACGTTCGTCGGGCCGAGCGCCGAGGCGATGCGCCGACTCGGGGACAAGATCGGGTCCAAGCTGCTCGCCGAGGAGGTCGACGTCCCGGTCGCGCCGTGGAGCAGGGGTGCGGTGGACGATCTGGCCGCCGCCGTCCGCGCGGCGGACGAGATCGGCTACCCGCTGATGCTCAAGGCGACCGCAGGCGGCGGCGGCCGAGGCATCCGGATGGTCACCTCCCCCGAGGAACTGACCGACGCCTACGAGCGCACCAGGATGGAGGCCGAGCGGGCCTTCGGCAGCGGCGTGGTGTTCCTGGAACGGCTGGTCACCGGCGCACGGCACGTCGAGGTGCAGGTGATCGCCGACGGTCAGGGCACGGCGTGGGCGCTGGGCGTGCGGGACTGCTCGGTGCAGCGCCGCAACCAGAAGATCATCGAGGAGTCGGCGTCCCCGGTGCTCACCTCGGAGCAGGCCGGTCAACTCAAGGCCGCCGCTGAACGACTGGTCCTGGCGGTCGGCTATCGGGGCGCGGGCACCGTCGAGTTCCTCTACCACCCCGGCGAGAAGCTGTTCGCGTTCCTGGAGGTCAACACCCGACTTCAGGTGGAACACCCCATCACCGAGCTGACCACCGGCATGGACCTGGTGAAGGCGCAGCTGCACGTCGCCGCAGGCGGACGACTGGAGGGCAGGCCGCCCGCCGAGAGCGGCCACGCCGTCGAGGCGCGGCTCAACGCCGAGGACCCGGACCGCGACTTCGCCCCGGCTCCGGGGCACATCGTCCGGTTGTCCCTCCCTGCGGGCCCCGGTATCCGCGTCGACACCGGGGTCAGCGAGGGCGACTCCATCCCGGCCGACTTCGACTCGATGATCGCGAAGATCATCGCGCACGGCCGCGACCGCGACGAGGCGCTGGGCAGGCTGCGCCGCGCGATGGCGCAGACCACGGTGATCATCGCGGGCGGCGCGACCAACAAGAGCTTCGTCCTCGACCTGCTGAACCAGCCCGAGGTGATCGACGCCAGCGCCGACACCGGCTGGATCGACCGGGTCCGGGGCGAGGGCAGGCTCGTCGCGCAGCAGGGCTCCGCAATCGCGCTCGCCGCCGCCGCGATCGAGGCCTACGAGGACGCCGAGACCCTCGCCCGGCAGCGTCTGCTGTCCACCGCGCACGGCGGACGCCCGCAGGTGCAACTGGACACCGACCGTGCGTTGGAGCTCAAGCTGCGCGGCGCCGGCTACCGGGTGCACGTCGGCCGCGTCGCACCGAACCGGTTCCGCGTCGCGATCGCCGCAGGCAAGGGCACACCCCAGGCGGCGGATGTCGTGATCGAACGCTTCGACCGCCACACCGGCCAGATCGTCGTCAACGGCACGCGGTTCCGACTGGTCACCAACGCGCACGGACCGACCCACCTGGTCGAGGTCGACGGGGTCGCACACCGCATCAGCCACGACGAGGGCGGCGTTCTGCGCGCCCCCTCCCCCGCGCTGGTGGTCGCCACGCCGCTGGAGGTCGGCGCCGAGGTGGAGGCGGGCTCTCCGGTCCTGGTGCTGGAGGCCATGAAGATGGAGACCGTGCTGCGCGCGCCGTTCCGGGCGCGGCTGCGCGAACGCCCGGTCGCGGTGGGCAGCCAGGTCGAGGCTGGGGCGCCGCTACTGTGGCTGGAACCGCTCGGCGACGGCGCCGACTCCGGCGCCGACCGGGACACCGCCGCCGCCGAGATCGACCTGCCTGCCGCGCCCGCCGACGTCCCCGCCGCCGAGCGGGTCGCGACCGGGCTGCGGGACCTGCGCGCCCTGCTGCTCGGCTTCGACGCCGACGCGCAGGACGGCCGTCGGGTGATGGACGACTACGCCTCGGCGCGTGCCGAGGTCGCCACGGGCAACGGCAGGCCGCTGGCGGGCGAGATCGAGCTCTTCGGCGTGTTCGCCGACCTGTCGGAGCTGACCCGCAACCGCCCGGCGGGCGCGGAGGGCACCCCCGACACCCAGGTGCACAGCCCCCGCGAGTACTTCCACACCTACCTGCAGAGCCTGGACGCCGAGCGGGCCGGGCTGCCCGAGGAGTTCCAGCAGCGCCTGACCAGGGTTCTCGGTCATTACGGAGTGACCGACCTGGAACGCACCCCGGAACTGGAGGACGCCGTCTTCCGGATCTTCCTCGCCCAGCGCCGCGCGGCCACCGACGTCGCCGTGGTGACCATGCTGATGCGGCAGTGGCTGACCGAGCCGCCGCCAGGCGGCCCCCTGCGCGAGACCGCGGGCCTGGCGCTGGAACACCTGGTCGCCGCCACCCAGGTCCGCTTCCCCGCCGTCGCCGACCTCGCCCGTTCGGTCGTCTTCCGGTGGTTCGCCCAGCCGATGCTGCGACGCAACCGGGCGCAGATCTACGCCGGCGTCCGCAAGCACCTCAACCACCTGGACGCCCACCCGGACGCGCCGGACCGCTCGGAGCGGATGGCCTCGATGGTGGCCAGCTCCGAGCCGCTGGTTCGGCTGCTCGGGCAGCGGATCGGCCGCAAGGGCGCCGGTCTGGCACCGATGCTGGAGGTGCTGACCCGCCGGTACTACGGCAACAAGTCGCTGCACGACCTGCACGCCACCGAGATCGCGGGCTGCACGTTCGTCGTCGCCGAACACCACGACGACGCGGGCCGGTCGGCGGTGCTGACCACCGCCGTGGACTTCGCGGCGCTGCCGGACGCCGTGCGGGCCATCGACGAGATCGCGCCGACCGACGACGTCGTCGCGGACATCTATCTGACCTGGTCGGACCAGCCGGAAGACCCGGATGCGATGGCCGCCGAACTGCGCGAGGTGCTGGCCTCCCGGAAGCTGTTCAGTCAGCTGCGCCGGGTCACCACCACGGTCGCCGGGCGCAGTGGCGCGGTGATGCACCACCACTTCACGTTCCGCCCGTCCTCCACCGGGATCACCGAGGAACGCCTCATCCGAGGCCTGCACCCCCTGATCGCCCAGCGGATGCAGCTGCAACGGCTGCGCAACTTCGACCTCACCCGGCTGCCCTC
The Actinoalloteichus fjordicus DNA segment above includes these coding regions:
- a CDS encoding YciI family protein, with the protein product MAKYLLLKHYRGAPEAVNPVPMDQWTQEEVRDHVQFMGDFADRLRSSGEFVDERALSPEGTFVRYDGEGRPPVTDGPFAETKDLIAGWMVIDVDTYERALALAAELSAAPGAGGKPIHEWLEVRPLLSASPTVTE
- a CDS encoding dienelactone hydrolase family protein, whose amino-acid sequence is MFLDGPARDRRLLREEVQQARPQLTACRGHRLVAELTAQVHLGLAEYDLTPEDLSELNQALDAAGISYTIETYPDTIHGYTMSDTDAFNPSALQRHWDRLLPLLDRTLACTEDQTPTTRL
- a CDS encoding Cmx/CmrA family chloramphenicol efflux MFS transporter — its product is MPFAIYLLGLAVFAQGTSEFMLSGLGPDIAEDLSVSIPAAGALTSAFAVGMIIGAPLMALLSLRWSRRRALLVFLLVFLIVHVVGALTTSYEILLVTRVVGALANAGFLAVALVTATGMVEPDAKGRATAALLGGVTIACVAGVPAGALLGQAWGWRSAFWAVALVSVPAVVAILRAVPSAAPADAPADAAPAGEVAVPSARRELRALRSPRLGTLLALAALVNGATFCTFTYLAPLITDVTGLGAGWVPAGLALFGIGSFLGVTLAGRIADTRPIPLLAIGGTMLLFGWIGFALTAGSPAAAIVLVLVQGTLSFAVGSTLISQVLYAAGDAPRLAGGFATAAFNVGAAIGPWLGGITIDAGLGFRSPVWVSALLVALALITGGVAGLVWRRTSRARTAVAARTALRD
- a CDS encoding TetR/AcrR family transcriptional regulator — its product is MAATRGRPRSFDREAALTVATRLFWEHGYEATSIGALTEAMNIKPPSLYAAFGDKKALFDEVVTTYRQTHGEFMLRALDEEPGVRAGIARMLREAAAAYTDPALPPGCLVISGAANCSPANADVAERLRDLRNANLTGFEQRLRSAVAAGELPADTDVPVLASYLAAVIQGMSQRARDGASARELTALAETAMRAVPGGDEASGEGGAS
- a CDS encoding LysR family transcriptional regulator, encoding MVSLRQLEYLVAVADHGSFTRAAELLHVTQPALSHQMRILERSAGGPLLERLPRSVRLTPAGRAMLPHARAALADAYRAGCAARQASGLEQGELRLAAVYSVGLGVLPPVLRRWRQDHRDVQISLSEHRHTDELLAAMTEGAADLAVGPLPRRWNGPVWTLGVEEFVVVLPSDDPMGDGGALRVALSALADCKWVHYASGHGLAEVLDQACAEAGFRPVAAVRTEQTAAAPVLAAAGLGPALVPANMIPTAFDGLVLRPDPPVCRPLAAYTRPAPDPLTEAFVRILLETVRVLPEPLRARFGLGDDEPPG
- a CDS encoding ATP-binding protein; the protein is MFSRVAIVNRGEAAMRLIHAVRELSAETGTRIETVAFFTDADRTATFVREADHAFDLGPASARPYLDLAVLERALRESGADAAWVGWGFVAEDPAFAELCERIGVTFVGPSAEAMRRLGDKIGSKLLAEEVDVPVAPWSRGAVDDLAAAVRAADEIGYPLMLKATAGGGGRGIRMVTSPEELTDAYERTRMEAERAFGSGVVFLERLVTGARHVEVQVIADGQGTAWALGVRDCSVQRRNQKIIEESASPVLTSEQAGQLKAAAERLVLAVGYRGAGTVEFLYHPGEKLFAFLEVNTRLQVEHPITELTTGMDLVKAQLHVAAGGRLEGRPPAESGHAVEARLNAEDPDRDFAPAPGHIVRLSLPAGPGIRVDTGVSEGDSIPADFDSMIAKIIAHGRDRDEALGRLRRAMAQTTVIIAGGATNKSFVLDLLNQPEVIDASADTGWIDRVRGEGRLVAQQGSAIALAAAAIEAYEDAETLARQRLLSTAHGGRPQVQLDTDRALELKLRGAGYRVHVGRVAPNRFRVAIAAGKGTPQAADVVIERFDRHTGQIVVNGTRFRLVTNAHGPTHLVEVDGVAHRISHDEGGVLRAPSPALVVATPLEVGAEVEAGSPVLVLEAMKMETVLRAPFRARLRERPVAVGSQVEAGAPLLWLEPLGDGADSGADRDTAAAEIDLPAAPADVPAAERVATGLRDLRALLLGFDADAQDGRRVMDDYASARAEVATGNGRPLAGEIELFGVFADLSELTRNRPAGAEGTPDTQVHSPREYFHTYLQSLDAERAGLPEEFQQRLTRVLGHYGVTDLERTPELEDAVFRIFLAQRRAATDVAVVTMLMRQWLTEPPPGGPLRETAGLALEHLVAATQVRFPAVADLARSVVFRWFAQPMLRRNRAQIYAGVRKHLNHLDAHPDAPDRSERMASMVASSEPLVRLLGQRIGRKGAGLAPMLEVLTRRYYGNKSLHDLHATEIAGCTFVVAEHHDDAGRSAVLTTAVDFAALPDAVRAIDEIAPTDDVVADIYLTWSDQPEDPDAMAAELREVLASRKLFSQLRRVTTTVAGRSGAVMHHHFTFRPSSTGITEERLIRGLHPLIAQRMQLQRLRNFDLTRLPSADEEVYLFRCVAPKNTSDERLVALAQVRDLTPLRDGEGRLVALPALEDTLAGCLDAIRKVQSGRPANKRFDTNRILIYVWPPSELTNAELNTVAQRILPTTAGAGLEEVVFLARQRAPKSGELSDIAVRIGYDGESRIRLEIGDRPTGLIEPLDDYRQKVLRASRRGTVYPYELTGMLAGSRGTFVEHDLDDEGALVPVSRPAGQNTAALVAGVVTTPTSLHPEGMSRVVLLGDPTKSLGALSEPECARVIAALDLAERRSIPLEWFALSSGARISMESGTENMDWVAAALKRIVTFTQDGGEINIVVAGINVGAQPYWNAEATMLMHTKGILVMTPDSAMVLTGKQSLDFSGGVSAEDNFGIGGYDRVMGPNGQAQYWAPNLGAARDVLMAHYAHTYVAPGEAGPRHSGTTDPHDRDISDYPHALEGSDFGTVGEIFSATANPDRKKAFDIRTVMRAVADQDHAALERWAGMAEADTAVVQDVHLGGRPVCLLGIESRSVARRGFPPTDGPDTYTAGTLFPRSSKKAARAINAASGNRPLVVLANLSGFDGSPESMRRLQLEYGAEIGRAVVNFEGPIVFCVISRYHGGAFVVFSKALNPNMTVLAVEGAFASVLGGAPAAAVVFAGEVNRRTSADPRVADLEARLGAAAGAERVEVSATLAETRAAVRAEKLTDVATEFDRVHSVQRAIEVGSVDAVVSAAELRPRIIEAIGRA